The DNA segment GACCAGCATTCTGGCACGGTCGAATTCGGCCTTGACAACCCTGTTCAAGGCGGTCTCCCGCAGCCTGCCCGGTACCGCGCAGCCGCATGCAGCCAACCCTTTCGCATGCTGAACGGTGAGGATCGAAGTGTATTCCCGTGCGCTGGAACGAGGTTCGGCGGGCCGGCAGTAGAGGAGGGCATGAGCTGCAAGACGCCCGATCACGTCCATTCCACCCAGTCGAGTTCCTGGTGAATGCCGGCTAGAAATTGTAGATAACGCTGAACGAAAGGAAGCTGTCGCGCCGTGTCTGATGGAGGATGTCGGATTCGTCCACGCGGGGAAACGCGATCGATTCCACGCTGAGCGACCAGCGATCCGTAATACGCCGGTTGAATTCCAGGGTCACCACCTGCGAGGAACGGGTCGCATCGAACATGATGCCGGCCAGCAACTCCGTTCCCTGGACGTCGTTCGGCGCCCAGCGCGCGGCCACGAACACGTCGTTGTCGAAGAAATTGGTTGCGTTGCCTCCCCGCCCGTCGTAGTTCCACTCGCCCAGAAGACTGATGTCGTGGGCCGATCCCCAGACCGAATAGAAGGTGTATTCAAAACCGGAGACCATGGCTCCGTAGTTCTGCTTCACCCCCCGAAGGTTGCGCGCGCCGGACCGCTGAATCGTTTCGAGCTTGAGCAGCCAGGCGCCGAGCGTAAGCTGAGCGTCCAGACCCAACTGGCGGATCTGCTCGTAGTAGGGCCGCAAGACAGGAACCCCACCCGAGTTCAAATCCGGTTGCAGAAAGGGTTCGCGGCTGGTGCCGTCAAAGACGCTGGCGCCGATGTCCAGGGGGCCGAAACTGTGGCTGTAACGGGCTGCGACATCAAAGTGCCACTGGTTGGCGCGGCTCTCGTAGAGAGGATTGTCCGTGTCGACGGCCAGCGAGTAGCGCAGGCGGCCCCCGGGTCCCGGGAACGTGCGGGTGCGGTGATAGGGCAGGCCGAAAACCTCGACCACCCCCCAATCTGCGGACCAGGTGAGATGGGCCATGGGCTGGCCCAGCTTTTCCTCTTCGTCAGGATGTTCGATCAGATCGGTCTGGTTGACGATATCGACCAGGTGGCGCGATTCCGCCACGCCCCAGAACACCCGGTCGACCCCTAGTCGCAACTCCCATTCACCGCTGCCGCCCTGGCCGAACAACAGCAGATAGGCTTCGCGCAGGTCGAAATGGGTTCGGCGAGGGTCGGCGCTGTCGTAGCGGAAAAAAGGAGTCAGGGTGAGGCTGCGGCCACGGGTGTCTTCAAGATGGAATTCCGGTTCCGCTACCAGGCCGCTGGCATGCCCGCTCTGCTCCGGAAAGGTTCCGGACTGGGGATGCCAGCGGCTTTCCAGTCTCAGGCGTCCGGAAGCATCGAAGTCAATGAGCGGAGCTGGAAACCCTGGCGCCACCCCGAACAAGGCCATCCAAATCGAAACCAGAACGATGTGGATATGGGCTGCGCGCCACCTCATCAACGGATTCGTCTCAGCCCTGTTCGTGTGAAGTCGTTCTCGTTCAGATTGTTCTGGAATTGAAATTCCGTCCACGTCAGAGTCGTGCTCTTGCCGGTGATGTGATTGACCATCGTCATCTTGCCCGCATACCAGTAGCGGTCCAGATACTGGCGGTAGTCTGCAACCGAAAGTGTCTTCAGGTGGGCGTTCTTGCGATCGTAGTAGTCGACCTTCCAGACGCGCAATTCGTCCCGGTCCTGCCAGACCAACTGGCGGCTGTAGCCGGACCGTGGGTTCACCGGAATGCGTTCCGAGACCGTGCAGGTCAGATCCCCGCAGGGCTCCTCCCGCAAATAACGATAGGTAAACTTCTCTACCTCCGGGGTCCCCATGTCTTCATAAGCGAATTCACTGCCCATGAAGGAGCCGGACTGGTTCGACGAGCTGATCCTCTTGACCCGTCTCAGCGCAGGCAGATAGAGCCACTGTTCGTCATCTTTCTCCCTGTGGGAGTGGATCAGCAACGCGGTTCCCTTCACGTCGCGCGGCTCGTCGAACACGAACAGGTTCTTATCTCCCTCTCCCGGCACCTCCAAAACCTGCAAACGCAACTGGCGCCGACTCTCCTGCCCTCCCCGGTTGCGAAGCACCATGGTCTGGCGGGCGCTGAAATCACCGAAGCCATCGCCGCGCTCACGCGCGTCCTGCGCGATTTTGAGGCCTCGGGCCTCTGGGTCCGCCTCCTGGCTCAACGACGGAGTCCAGGCGAACAATAACGCCCAAAGGGCCAGACAGGTCGTGCAATACAGGAATGGCCGACGGCGGATGTAGAGATGATTCATCTTTTGTCTCCATCGATGGCCATCAGCAGGGGCGGAAGCAGCAGGAAATCGGCCAGAAGCGCAAACCCCAGCGTGATGGCGACCAGCAGGCCCAGCACGGAGCTGACCTGAAATCCCGATGAAGCAAACACCAGAAAACTTGCCGACAAAACCGCGGTCGTGGTCCACAAGGCATGACCGACGGTCCGGAAGGTGGCACGCACGGACTCGGGTGCGGAGGCGCCCCTGCGGCGGGCTTCCAGGTACTTGCTCATGAAATGGATGGTGTCGTCCACTACGATGCCGAATGCCACGGCGCAGACAACCGAAGCGGAAAGACCTACCTGGCCCACCAGGTAGCCCCACAGACCGAAGCTCATGGCCGCGGGAATGAAGTTGGGAAACAGGCTGACCAGACCGAAGCGCAGGCTCTTGAACGTGCCGACAAGGATCAGCGAAATCAGGGCCATGGCCGCAATCGTACTGCGCAGCATGCTCTCGATGTTTCTCTGGGCCAAGTGGGCGAAGACCATGGTGACGCCCGATGCTTCTCCGGTCAACCCGGGCGCGTTGGCCCTGACCCACTCCTGGGCACGCTGGTCCAGTTGGCGCAGACCCCGTGCGGACGCATTGGCCACCACGGTCATGCGCGTGGCCGACTTGGCGACGTCGATGCGGTCATTCAAGTCATTGCCAAGCGGCAGCGACAGCTCGTAAAGCAGCAGATTCTGGGCTGCCAGCGCCGGGTCCTCCGGTATCCGATAGAAAGCAGGGTCGTCGCCGTGCATGTTCTTGTTCAGGCGTTTCATGACGTCGGGAAACGACTGAACGAAGTTCACCTCCGGCTGATCCCGGTACCATTCGGCAAAAGAGTCGGCCGTGCGCAGATAGGCCGGATCGGTGATACCGCCTTCACTCCCCGAGTCCAGGGAGTACTCGAGCATGTCCAGCCCGGTCAGGTTTTCGATGACGAAGTCGGTATCGTTGCGGAAACTGTAACGCTGATCGAAATAACGCGTCCAGTTATCGCTCAACTCGACTCGTGGAACTCCGGCAACCAGGACCACCGTCACAATGGAGGCCACTACCAGCAGGACCTTGCGCCGTTCCACCACGAAGGCGCCGAAGCGGTCGAAGAAGCCGGGACGGTCGGATGGAGTCGGTGGCGGGTGCAACGGCAGAATCGAAAGCACGGCCGGCAGAAACGTCATTGAGTAAACGAAGATGCACAGCAGGCCAAAAGCCACCATATTGCCCAGAACATGGAAGGGAGGCGATTCCGAGGCATTCAGGCTCAGAAATCCGATCGTGGTCGTCAGCGCGGCCAGAAAGACCGGGTAGGCGTTGATCCGAAGCGATTTGCGGATCGCCTCCTCCCGGCTCTGCCCCTCCCGGAGCCCAGCCAGGGTGCTGGTGACGATGTGGACCGCGTGCGCAACGGCTATGGCCATGACGATGATCGGCACGCCGGCGCTGGCAGGGCTGAAGACCTGGTCCGTCCAACCGGCGAAACCCATGGTGCCGACGATGACGAGCACCACCACCGCCACGATCGCCAGTGTTGCCAAAACCGACTTCAACAGCAAAGCCGAGCTCACGATGATGATCAGGAACACGATCGGCACCAGAGTCTGCATGTCGGTTGCGGTCGCCTCGGCGAGCACTCGATTCATGACCACGTCGCCGGTCAGGTAGTAGGAGATATCGGGATGGCGTTTCCGGGCCTCGGTGAGCAGTCCGTTGATGTGATCGGTAATTTCGATCACTCCCAGGTCCGAATTTTCGGGCAGCAGGAAGTTGATGGTGAGTCCGCCCACGCGTCCGTCGGTGGAGACCAGGCGGCCGGCCACGCCCACCTCCTCCAGCGCGATCGACTCGACCCGCGCCAAGTCGGCGTCGCTCAATGTGGCGGCACCCTCGACAAGCGGCCCGACCGCCAGGTCGTCCTCTCCAAGAGCCTCGCTGTGGGTGTAGTTCGTAAGCGAATCCACCCGGATGGAGTGGGGCGTGCGCCAAGCGGCTTCGGTCAATTCCTCGATGGCGCCCAGGACCTCGCGCGTAAACACCGATCCTTCCCGAGGGGCCACGGCGATCATGGCCGTGTTGGGCGAGGCGTAGGTGTTCCCCAGCGCATCGAACGCCTTCAGTTGCGGGTTGTCTTCGCTGAAAAGGACGCGGTAGTCGTTGGTGACCAGGATGCCTGGAGCGCCCGAGGCAAGGATCAATATGATGACCAATGCGACTCCGACGACCAGCCACCGGCGGCGGAGAATGAGGTCAATGTATCGATCCAATCGCATTACAGATCCCTGGGTCGAATTCTCGTGAGGGTTGTCCTGGCCGCCTCTCTGCGAACCGGACACGCCCGCACGGTGCCCATCTTATACCGATGACAGGTTTTGCGAACTACCGAAACTCGGACAAGCGGAAAAACTCAAGGCGTGATGGAGTCGCCGTCGCTACACGAACCGCACCAACCTTACATTCAGCGTCCGAGTCTGACCACCGGCGACCTTCCATTGGACCAGAATCGGGCTCTGGTAGGTGCCCCAGCCGATCTCACCGATCCCTTCGCCTCGGCGGTCCAGAATCGGCAGGCTGATCTCCCGCTTCATCCGCAGAAAATGGGCAAACGGAATTGCCAGCGCCCGGTTGACGAGCAGCTCCACCACGGAACGCCGGACGCCTACCCGATCCACGATCTCGTTGAAGATCTGCACGGCGTCGTACTGCGCATAGTTGAGGGCCTTGGTCGGGATGGCCAGGGGCGCCTGGATTGCCTCCTTGCCTATCCGCGCCATGAAACGAAGGGGATTTTTCAGCACATCCCGAAGATCGTGGGTCATGAGCAGGGTTTCGTACTCGTTAACCGTCAGGCCTGCATGGCGCTCGTTCGCGGGAAGGGACAGGTCGAAACGGCCGAATGACACCTGGTGTTCCTGCGCCAGCCTTTGTAGCTGGCTGATGAGGCCGATACGCGGGTCACGCAGGTTCTGGGCGTCGATGGAGTGCGGCGACGCCGCCACCTGTAGCTGCGCCCGGGCGACATCCTCCTCGCCGTTGTATGCAATCACCGTCGTGCGCCGACTCCGGGTGCCGCCCGAATGGACCCCGTCCAGCTCTACGAACCAAACCGGCTCGTTTCCAGGCAGCTCGTACGACGCGCAGTTCCGCAGTCCGCCCCCCATGAACATGAGGTGGGAGTCGGCGTTTAGTGGCTCGACGGCGCGCTGTTGGTCGGAAAGTTCGGTCCGCAAGTTGAGCTTGTCGTGGATGTAGCCGGCGTCGGGAGGAAAGAGCTGCTGGAAAACCTTGAGGTAGTCCCGGATGTTGACGCTGTCGTGTTCCAGCAGTTCGACGAGGCGCTGGTCCAGATAGCCGGCCGTGGTGTGGTCCGAGATGTAGAACTCCTTGGAATACCGGGTGAAATCCGACTTGAACTCCTCTCTCAACCTGCGCCTTACATCGAACAGGCCAACGCGGAAAGTCGGCTTGATCCGCAGTGTGGCATGGAAGGGCGCCCCTCCGCTATTGGTGTGCCGGTTTACCAGGATCATCGTCGGTCATCCTCACTCTTGTGCAGAGTAGTCAAAAACGGGTCGGTCAGGACCTGCCCCCGGGAGGGATGGCATCCCCTAATAGGGAGGCGGAACAACGCGGTCCGCTACCCGTAACCTGCACCGCAAAGAATATCAGAAATCCTGTCATCCCCGAATTCATGGACAGATAGGACCTACCATACTCAAGCCGCCGCTTGCAAGGCAAGGCATTATCGCGCCTGAACCGGAGGCTCGAAACCCAGTCGCTCAATCGACCGGCGCTGTTTCGGGCTGGTCAATCGTACTCGTTCCATGCGGAGAGACGGCTCACCGAAGATCCAGGGGCCGACTGGTCTCCCGGAACGAGCCAAAAAGCTGCAGGAAGTGGGTCAGGGAGACCTCCTCCGCGCGAACCGTTCCGGGATAGCCGAGTTTTCGCAATGTTTGGTCCAGCCGTTCCCAGGCGTCCGGTTGGACCTTACCGAGGCAATTCCTGAGCGTCTTTCGCCTCTGGGAGAATGCCTGCTTGACGAATCCGAAGAAAAGGCTCTCCTCCGCTTGGCCCAAGGGGCGGTGGTGGCGGGGAACCAGGCGAACCACCCTGGAATCCACTTTGGGTTTGGGCTTGAAAGCCTGCGGTGGAACGTCAAAAAGCCGCTGGGGACGGAAATGGTACTGGACGATCAGTGACAGCACTCCATAGTCCCGGCCCCCGGGTCCGGCCGCCAGGCGATCGGCTACCTCGGCTTGCAACATGACCACTGCCAGGTCGATGACATCGGAGTGACGGGCGAGATGTTGCAGAATCGGGGACGAAATGGCGTAAGGGAGGTTGCCCACCACCCTGAAGCCGTTGCTGGGGTGGCGCTTGCGAATCTCGCCCAGGTCCAGGGCAAGGATGTCGCGATTGAGGAACTCGATCCCGGGACCGCGGAATCGCTGCCGCAATCGCGACCACAGAAGGGCATCCACCTCTACCCCGACATAACGGCAGCCCTGGCCAACCAGATTCCCGGTCAAGGCGCCGGTACCGCACCCGATCTCCACGACCGTGTCGCCCTCTTCCAGGTCCAGGCCGGCCACGATCTTCCTGGCCAGCGAGGGGTGTTTCAGGAAGTGCTGCCCCAGCCTCTTGTTGGCCCGCGCGGGTTGCTGTTGCATCGACGGTCGAGAATTTGTAATCTGAGCTGTTTGCGTTATCCGGCTCCTGCCTGTCCGGCCCACCGGTCAGGCGGCCAGGCGAAAGGCTCGCAGCCGTTTGGCCTGGATGAGCTTAACCCGCTGGAGTCGGATGGATCAAGAAAGGGCGGCATGCGCATTCTGTTCGTCGCTTCCGAGGTGGTGCCGTGGGCCAAGACCGGCGGATTGGGAGATGTTCTGGGCGCCCTGCCCAAGACCCTCCGCCGGCTCGGTCAGGATGTCTCGGTGGTTCTGCCCCGGTATCGCGGGATCGAAGCCGGGCGTCGGCGCATCGCCAGCCTCACGGTTCCGCTGGGAGACCGACTGAGGTTCTGTCCTGTCTTTGAAACCACCCGCCGTCAGGTCAGGTTTTTCTTCATCGACTATCCCCCTTACTATGATCGCGACGGATTGTATCAGGCGGGCCGGCGAGACCATCCGGACAACGCCGAACGCTTTGCGCTGCTCTCCCTGGCAGCTCTGGAGCTTGCCAAGCGCTCGGCTTTCGCACCCGACGTCATTCATTGCCACGACTGGCACACGGCCCTCATCCCGGCTTATCTGAAAACGATTTATGCTTCCGATCCCTTTTTCCGTTGCACCCGGACGCTTCTGACCATCCACAACCTGGCCTATCAGGGGAAGTTCCCCAGGTCGACGCTGAAGAAGATCTCCCTCTCCACCCATCGGTTGAACTCCGGCCAACTCGAGCTGTCGGGAAAGCTCAATTTCCTGAAAGCGGGACTGGTCTTTGCCGACAGGATCAACACGGTCAGCAGGAAGTACAGTCGGGAGGTTCTCACCCCGGAATACGGTTCGGGGCTGGAGGGTGTGCTGAGAACAAGAGCCGGGGAACTGACCGGAATCCTGAACGGCGCCGACTACGATCAATGGGACCCCAAAACCGATCCCAATCTGGCCGCCAACTATTCGGCTCATTCCCCGGAAGGCAAACAGGACTGCAAACGGGATCTGCTGGAGACCTACGGCCTGCCCCGCAATGGCCGTCGTCCGCTGGTCGGCATCGTCTCCCGCCTGACCGGTCAGAAGGGATTCGACCTTCTTCCCCATGCCGCCCCGAAATTTATCGCTGAAGGCTTTTCCCTGGTGGTCCTGGGCACGGGCGAGGAGAGGTACGCCCGCTTCTTTCGCGGTCTCCAGCAAAAATTCCCCGACTATGTCTCGGTCAAAATTATGTATCATGACGGTTTGGCCCATAAGGTGGAGGCGGGAGCCGATCTCTTTCTCATGCCTTCCCGCTACGAACCCTGCGGGCTGAATCAGATCTACTCGCTGAAGTACGGCACCGTTCCTGTGGTGAGAGCCACCGGTGGTCTGGACGACACCATCGAGGAATACCGGGAAGACGGCGGCGGCAACGGATTCAAGTTCAGCAACTACGATTCGGAAGCGTTGCTGCAGGCGATGCGTCGGGCCTTGCGCGTCTATCGTTCGCCGCAACGTTGGAGGCACCTGGTAGGCAACTGCATGGGACTGGATTTTTCCTGGGAGGTTGCCTCGCGCAGCTACCTGGAACTCTATCGCTCCCTGATCGCCGAAACGAACCAGGGCGCGGAATGACGGCGAGGGTGGACTGGCTGGAGCGGTGTGGTGGTTCCTGACCGCCGGCTCACCCACCGAATGGAGCTGAACAAATCCTGAAGCGGCTGTTGGGGAGTTCGCCGGGAGCCGCTATCCAAACGGACAGAGGCAATGGCCAACATCGTCATCATCGGCGCACAATGGGGGGACGAAGGCAAGGGGAAGATTGTCGACCTGCTGGCCGAAAAATTCGACATCGTTGCCCGCTACCAGGGGGGACACAATGCCGGTCACACGGTGACCATCGACGGCAAGCAGTTCATCCTGCACCTGATTCCCTCGGGCATTCTTCACGGAGGCCGCTTGTGCGTTATCGGCCCGGG comes from the Acidobacteriota bacterium genome and includes:
- a CDS encoding outer membrane lipoprotein-sorting protein; amino-acid sequence: MNHLYIRRRPFLYCTTCLALWALLFAWTPSLSQEADPEARGLKIAQDARERGDGFGDFSARQTMVLRNRGGQESRRQLRLQVLEVPGEGDKNLFVFDEPRDVKGTALLIHSHREKDDEQWLYLPALRRVKRISSSNQSGSFMGSEFAYEDMGTPEVEKFTYRYLREEPCGDLTCTVSERIPVNPRSGYSRQLVWQDRDELRVWKVDYYDRKNAHLKTLSVADYRQYLDRYWYAGKMTMVNHITGKSTTLTWTEFQFQNNLNENDFTRTGLRRIR
- a CDS encoding MMPL family transporter, with translation MRLDRYIDLILRRRWLVVGVALVIILILASGAPGILVTNDYRVLFSEDNPQLKAFDALGNTYASPNTAMIAVAPREGSVFTREVLGAIEELTEAAWRTPHSIRVDSLTNYTHSEALGEDDLAVGPLVEGAATLSDADLARVESIALEEVGVAGRLVSTDGRVGGLTINFLLPENSDLGVIEITDHINGLLTEARKRHPDISYYLTGDVVMNRVLAEATATDMQTLVPIVFLIIIVSSALLLKSVLATLAIVAVVVLVIVGTMGFAGWTDQVFSPASAGVPIIVMAIAVAHAVHIVTSTLAGLREGQSREEAIRKSLRINAYPVFLAALTTTIGFLSLNASESPPFHVLGNMVAFGLLCIFVYSMTFLPAVLSILPLHPPPTPSDRPGFFDRFGAFVVERRKVLLVVASIVTVVLVAGVPRVELSDNWTRYFDQRYSFRNDTDFVIENLTGLDMLEYSLDSGSEGGITDPAYLRTADSFAEWYRDQPEVNFVQSFPDVMKRLNKNMHGDDPAFYRIPEDPALAAQNLLLYELSLPLGNDLNDRIDVAKSATRMTVVANASARGLRQLDQRAQEWVRANAPGLTGEASGVTMVFAHLAQRNIESMLRSTIAAMALISLILVGTFKSLRFGLVSLFPNFIPAAMSFGLWGYLVGQVGLSASVVCAVAFGIVVDDTIHFMSKYLEARRRGASAPESVRATFRTVGHALWTTTAVLSASFLVFASSGFQVSSVLGLLVAITLGFALLADFLLLPPLLMAIDGDKR
- the glgA gene encoding glycogen synthase GlgA, encoding MRILFVASEVVPWAKTGGLGDVLGALPKTLRRLGQDVSVVLPRYRGIEAGRRRIASLTVPLGDRLRFCPVFETTRRQVRFFFIDYPPYYDRDGLYQAGRRDHPDNAERFALLSLAALELAKRSAFAPDVIHCHDWHTALIPAYLKTIYASDPFFRCTRTLLTIHNLAYQGKFPRSTLKKISLSTHRLNSGQLELSGKLNFLKAGLVFADRINTVSRKYSREVLTPEYGSGLEGVLRTRAGELTGILNGADYDQWDPKTDPNLAANYSAHSPEGKQDCKRDLLETYGLPRNGRRPLVGIVSRLTGQKGFDLLPHAAPKFIAEGFSLVVLGTGEERYARFFRGLQQKFPDYVSVKIMYHDGLAHKVEAGADLFLMPSRYEPCGLNQIYSLKYGTVPVVRATGGLDDTIEEYREDGGGNGFKFSNYDSEALLQAMRRALRVYRSPQRWRHLVGNCMGLDFSWEVASRSYLELYRSLIAETNQGAE
- the rsmA gene encoding 16S rRNA (adenine(1518)-N(6)/adenine(1519)-N(6))-dimethyltransferase RsmA; the protein is MQQQPARANKRLGQHFLKHPSLARKIVAGLDLEEGDTVVEIGCGTGALTGNLVGQGCRYVGVEVDALLWSRLRQRFRGPGIEFLNRDILALDLGEIRKRHPSNGFRVVGNLPYAISSPILQHLARHSDVIDLAVVMLQAEVADRLAAGPGGRDYGVLSLIVQYHFRPQRLFDVPPQAFKPKPKVDSRVVRLVPRHHRPLGQAEESLFFGFVKQAFSQRRKTLRNCLGKVQPDAWERLDQTLRKLGYPGTVRAEEVSLTHFLQLFGSFRETSRPLDLR